A genomic region of Burkholderia humptydooensis contains the following coding sequences:
- a CDS encoding glycerate kinase family protein, with amino-acid sequence MKIVIAPDSFKESLTAVETARQIEAGFREVFADADYRCLPIADGGEGTVDALVAAAGGERRSASVADPLGRPTHAAFGVLPDGTAVIEMAEASGLHLVSPESRDPRVTSSRGTGELIRAALDAGARRFIVGLGGSATNDGGAGMLQALGAHLADAGGRPLGPGGASLARLARIDAAGLDGRLADCTFEVACDVDNPLVGPNGASAVFGPQKGATPEMVADLDRHLAHFAAIVARDVGPDVARLPGGGAAGGLGAAMSAFLNATLRPGVEIVTDALRLRDAIRGASLVVTGEGCIDGQTLRGKAPIGVARIAAECGVPVVAIGGAVTNQADALYAHGFDAVFASVRRACTIDEALRDAATNVRFAARNVAAAIRIGRELGCHASPPRVA; translated from the coding sequence ATGAAGATCGTGATTGCTCCCGATTCGTTCAAGGAAAGCCTGACCGCGGTCGAAACGGCGCGGCAGATCGAGGCCGGATTCCGCGAGGTGTTCGCCGACGCCGATTACCGGTGCCTGCCGATCGCCGACGGCGGCGAAGGCACGGTCGACGCGCTCGTCGCGGCCGCGGGCGGCGAGCGCCGCAGCGCGAGCGTCGCCGATCCGCTCGGCCGGCCGACGCACGCCGCGTTCGGGGTCCTGCCCGACGGCACCGCCGTGATCGAGATGGCCGAGGCGAGCGGCCTGCATCTCGTGTCGCCCGAATCGCGCGATCCGCGCGTCACGTCGAGCCGGGGCACGGGCGAGCTGATCCGCGCGGCGCTCGACGCGGGCGCGCGGCGCTTCATCGTCGGCCTCGGCGGCAGCGCGACGAACGACGGCGGCGCGGGCATGCTGCAGGCGCTCGGCGCGCACCTCGCGGACGCCGGCGGCCGGCCGCTCGGCCCGGGCGGCGCATCGCTCGCGCGGCTCGCGCGCATCGACGCGGCGGGCCTCGACGGCCGGCTTGCCGATTGCACGTTCGAAGTCGCGTGCGACGTCGACAATCCGCTCGTCGGGCCGAACGGCGCGTCCGCGGTGTTCGGCCCGCAGAAGGGCGCGACGCCGGAAATGGTCGCGGATCTCGACCGGCATCTCGCGCATTTCGCGGCAATCGTCGCGCGCGACGTGGGCCCGGACGTCGCGCGGCTGCCGGGCGGCGGCGCGGCGGGCGGCCTCGGCGCGGCGATGTCCGCGTTCCTGAACGCGACGCTGCGCCCGGGCGTCGAGATCGTCACCGACGCGCTGCGGCTGCGCGACGCGATTCGCGGCGCGAGCCTCGTCGTGACGGGCGAAGGCTGCATCGACGGCCAGACGCTGCGCGGCAAGGCTCCCATCGGCGTTGCGCGGATCGCGGCCGAATGCGGGGTGCCCGTCGTCGCGATCGGCGGCGCGGTGACGAATCAGGCCGACGCGCTGTACGCGCACGGCTTCGACGCGGTCTTCGCGTCCGTCCGGCGCGCGTGTACGATCGACGAGGCGCTGCGCGACGCGGCAACGAACGTGCGCTTCGCGGCGCGCAACGTCGCGGCGGCGATTCGCATCGGCCGGGAGCTCGGCTGTCACGCGTCGCCGCCGCGCGTCGCGTAG
- a CDS encoding sugar diacid recognition domain-containing protein: MMIDARLATEIVARTVEVMPFDVNVMDAHGLILASSDAARVGEIHAGAQLALARARAVEIDDAMAANLSGARPGINLPLSVRGKVCGVIGVTGEPDAVRGFGELLRVTAELILEREQLTVELRRNARHREEFVLQLLRRTAAAAELEAWADRLGIDVRLAHAAIVCRLSGVDADPEAGVGQIEAMRSQLADEWPQLLSAQTSYRELVMFDAIDARAVRDSVLATHAGKRLAALEGTLRKVATQPFSLALGIALDGIDGFERSYQCALATLRVGAARTPQKAAYSYYDFVLPVLLSALSQGWQARQLRLPLTRLLARERRSGALLDTLKAWYANDGHPSATAQALGIHRNTLDYRLQQIRDATGLDLGAIDDRLWLYIALQTMAGSRDGGEDDADADGRRSAS, from the coding sequence ATGATGATCGATGCCCGTCTCGCGACTGAAATCGTCGCACGCACTGTCGAAGTGATGCCGTTCGACGTGAACGTGATGGACGCGCACGGCCTGATCCTCGCGAGCAGCGACGCGGCGCGCGTCGGCGAGATCCACGCGGGCGCGCAGCTCGCGCTCGCCCGGGCGCGCGCGGTCGAGATCGACGACGCGATGGCCGCGAACCTGAGCGGCGCGCGGCCCGGCATCAACCTGCCGCTGAGCGTGCGCGGCAAGGTGTGCGGCGTGATCGGCGTCACCGGCGAGCCGGACGCGGTGCGCGGCTTCGGCGAGCTGCTGCGCGTCACAGCGGAATTGATCCTCGAGCGCGAGCAGTTGACCGTCGAATTGCGCCGCAACGCGCGCCATCGGGAAGAGTTCGTGCTTCAGCTTCTGAGGCGCACGGCCGCGGCCGCCGAGCTGGAAGCGTGGGCCGACCGGCTCGGCATCGACGTGCGGCTCGCGCATGCGGCGATCGTGTGCCGCCTGAGCGGCGTCGACGCGGACCCGGAAGCGGGCGTCGGCCAGATCGAGGCGATGCGGTCGCAACTGGCTGACGAGTGGCCGCAGTTGCTGAGCGCGCAGACGTCGTATCGGGAGCTCGTGATGTTCGATGCGATCGACGCGCGCGCGGTGCGCGACAGCGTGCTCGCGACGCACGCCGGCAAGCGGCTCGCCGCGCTGGAGGGCACGTTGCGCAAGGTCGCGACGCAGCCGTTCTCGCTCGCGCTCGGCATCGCGCTCGACGGCATCGACGGCTTCGAGCGCTCGTATCAGTGCGCGCTCGCGACGCTTCGCGTCGGCGCGGCGCGCACGCCGCAAAAGGCTGCCTATTCATACTACGACTTCGTGCTGCCCGTTCTGCTGTCGGCGCTGTCGCAAGGCTGGCAGGCACGGCAGTTGCGGCTGCCGCTCACGCGCCTGCTCGCGCGCGAGCGGCGCTCCGGCGCGCTGCTCGACACGCTGAAGGCCTGGTACGCGAACGACGGCCACCCGAGCGCGACGGCGCAAGCGCTCGGCATTCACCGCAACACGCTCGACTACCGGCTGCAGCAGATCCGCGACGCGACGGGTCTCGATCTCGGCGCGATCGACGATCGGCTCTGGCTCTATATCGCGCTGCAGACGATGGCGGGCAGCCGCGACGGCGGCGAGGACGACGCCGACGCTGACGGCCGACGTTCGGCGAGCTGA
- the pyk gene encoding pyruvate kinase, whose translation MRNESHTGRERRRSTKIVATLGPSSSTETTIEALARAGADVFRLNFSHGAHADHAARHAAVRAVEARIGHPIGILLDLQGPKLRVGQFAGGRAQIAKGQPFVFDLDPAPGDARRVSLPHPEIFAAARPGHLLLVDDGKLRFRVDAVSAARIETTALLDGIVSDRKGVSVPDAPLAIPALSGKDRDDLEFGLSLGVDWVALSFVQTAQDVRDARALIGARAAIVAKIEKPQAVANIVDIVDAADAVMVARGDLGVEMSLEDVPSVQKQIIRLARAAGKPVIVATQMLESMTLAPTPTRAEASDVAAAVYDGADAVMLSAESASGQYPVEAVDFMRKIIATTEADPIQPQLMKAIVTAHAPNATDAIGAAIEVVSDTLRLGVAVTYTASGATAIRLSRLRPRTAILSLTPRADIARRLTLAWGVRSRVAVEAAGIENIVEIAIEAAHAEGFATDERPIVVAAGVPFGHPGSTNLMRIVWPTEMTRQ comes from the coding sequence ATGCGAAACGAAAGCCACACCGGCCGCGAGCGCCGCCGTTCGACGAAGATCGTCGCGACGCTCGGCCCGTCGAGCTCGACGGAAACCACGATCGAAGCGCTCGCGCGCGCGGGCGCCGACGTGTTCCGCCTGAACTTCAGCCACGGCGCGCACGCCGATCACGCGGCGCGCCACGCGGCCGTGCGCGCGGTCGAGGCGCGCATCGGGCACCCGATCGGCATCCTGCTCGATCTGCAGGGCCCGAAGCTGCGGGTCGGGCAGTTCGCGGGCGGACGTGCGCAGATCGCGAAGGGCCAGCCGTTCGTGTTCGACCTGGACCCCGCGCCCGGCGACGCGCGGCGCGTGTCGCTGCCGCATCCGGAGATCTTCGCCGCCGCGCGCCCCGGCCATCTGCTGCTCGTCGACGACGGCAAGCTGCGGTTTCGCGTCGACGCGGTGTCGGCGGCGCGCATCGAGACGACCGCGCTGCTCGACGGGATCGTGTCCGACCGCAAGGGCGTGAGCGTGCCCGACGCGCCGCTCGCGATTCCGGCGCTGTCCGGGAAGGATCGCGACGATCTGGAATTCGGGCTGTCGCTCGGCGTCGACTGGGTCGCGCTGTCGTTCGTGCAGACCGCGCAGGACGTGCGCGACGCGCGCGCGCTGATCGGCGCGCGCGCGGCGATCGTCGCGAAGATCGAGAAGCCGCAGGCGGTGGCGAACATCGTCGACATCGTCGACGCCGCCGATGCGGTGATGGTCGCGCGCGGCGATCTCGGCGTGGAGATGTCGCTCGAGGACGTGCCGAGCGTGCAGAAGCAGATCATTAGGCTCGCGCGCGCGGCGGGCAAGCCGGTGATCGTCGCGACGCAGATGCTCGAATCGATGACGCTCGCGCCCACGCCGACGCGCGCGGAGGCGTCCGACGTCGCCGCGGCCGTCTACGACGGCGCCGACGCGGTGATGCTGTCCGCGGAATCGGCGTCGGGCCAGTATCCGGTCGAGGCGGTCGACTTCATGCGCAAGATCATCGCGACGACCGAGGCGGACCCGATCCAGCCACAACTGATGAAGGCGATCGTCACCGCGCACGCGCCGAACGCGACCGACGCGATCGGCGCGGCGATCGAAGTGGTTTCGGATACGCTGCGGCTCGGCGTCGCGGTCACGTACACGGCGTCGGGCGCCACGGCGATACGCCTGTCGCGCCTGCGGCCGCGCACGGCGATCCTGAGCCTCACGCCGCGCGCGGACATCGCGCGGCGGCTCACGCTCGCATGGGGCGTGCGCTCGCGCGTGGCGGTCGAGGCGGCCGGCATCGAGAACATCGTCGAGATCGCGATCGAAGCCGCGCACGCGGAAGGATTCGCCACCGACGAACGCCCGATCGTCGTCGCCGCAGGCGTGCCGTTCGGCCATCCCGGCTCGACGAACCTGATGCGCATCGTCTGGCCGACCGAAATGACGCGACAATAG
- a CDS encoding MFS transporter, producing MNPLSSVAARPASEPLNDGYRKVTLRLIPLIFVCYLFNYLDRVNVGFAKLQMLGDLNMSETVYGLGAGIFFVGYVLAGVPSNLVLRRVGARAWIAIIMIVWGALSSALLLVKTPASFYTLRFFTGIAEAGFFPGMVLYLTQWFSAEHRGRAIALFMSAIPISGVIGGPLSGWMLDRFSAGQGGLAGWQWLFLLQGAPTIVLGAAVFVFLEDRIDDARWLSGDEKAALTRAIATTAADAALASSGRPHTLRDILLNASVWKFGVVYFSIQMGVYAINFWLPSIIRSLGVGGSGAIGWLSAIPYLFACVAMIAVGKSADARQERRWHLSVPMAVGVAGLLMAAQSGNAIVPAMIGLVLATAGALTALAMFWPLPTLVLTGTAAAGGVALINSLGQVAGFVSPYIVGWIKDATQRTDLALYILSSTMVVGIVLVMRTHARRAGR from the coding sequence ATGAACCCTCTCTCGTCCGTTGCGGCACGGCCCGCATCGGAACCGCTGAACGACGGCTATCGCAAGGTCACGTTGCGGCTGATCCCGTTGATCTTCGTCTGCTACCTGTTCAACTACCTCGACCGCGTGAACGTCGGCTTCGCGAAGCTGCAGATGCTGGGCGACCTGAACATGAGCGAGACCGTCTACGGTCTCGGCGCGGGCATCTTCTTCGTCGGCTACGTGCTCGCGGGCGTGCCGAGCAATCTGGTGTTGCGGCGCGTCGGCGCGCGCGCGTGGATCGCGATCATCATGATCGTGTGGGGCGCGCTGTCGTCGGCGCTGCTGCTCGTGAAGACGCCGGCGTCGTTCTATACGCTGCGCTTCTTCACCGGCATCGCGGAAGCCGGGTTCTTCCCGGGCATGGTGCTGTATCTGACGCAATGGTTCAGCGCCGAGCACCGCGGCCGCGCGATCGCGCTCTTCATGTCGGCGATCCCGATCTCCGGCGTGATCGGCGGCCCGCTGTCGGGCTGGATGCTCGATCGCTTCTCGGCGGGCCAAGGCGGGCTCGCCGGCTGGCAGTGGCTGTTCCTGTTGCAGGGCGCGCCGACGATCGTGCTCGGCGCCGCGGTGTTCGTGTTTCTCGAGGACCGGATCGACGACGCGCGCTGGCTGTCGGGCGACGAGAAGGCCGCGCTCACCCGCGCGATCGCGACGACGGCCGCCGACGCCGCCCTCGCATCGTCCGGCCGGCCGCACACGTTGCGCGACATCCTGCTGAACGCCTCCGTGTGGAAATTCGGCGTCGTCTATTTCAGCATCCAGATGGGCGTGTACGCGATCAACTTCTGGCTGCCGTCGATCATCCGCTCGCTCGGCGTCGGCGGTAGCGGCGCGATCGGCTGGCTGAGCGCGATCCCGTACCTGTTCGCGTGCGTCGCGATGATCGCCGTCGGCAAATCGGCCGATGCGCGGCAGGAGCGCCGCTGGCATCTGAGCGTGCCGATGGCGGTCGGCGTCGCGGGGCTGCTGATGGCCGCGCAATCGGGCAACGCGATCGTGCCCGCGATGATCGGCCTCGTGCTCGCGACGGCCGGCGCGCTCACCGCGCTCGCGATGTTCTGGCCGCTGCCGACGCTCGTGCTGACGGGTACGGCCGCGGCGGGCGGCGTCGCGCTGATCAACTCGCTCGGGCAGGTTGCCGGCTTCGTGAGCCCCTACATCGTCGGCTGGATCAAGGACGCGACGCAGCGCACCGATCTCGCGCTCTACATCCTGTCGAGCACGATGGTCGTCGGCATCGTGCTCGTGATGCGCACGCACGCGCGGCGCGCCGGCCGCTGA
- a CDS encoding DNA polymerase II translates to MTEFEEGFILTRHWRDTAQGTEVEFWLATARGARRVRLRAQESVAFIPAEQQEQAERALQGVQGAPDAVLRPLALRDFRRRPVVGLYCRRYRRLAALKKRLSQSGVDVYEADVLPPERYMMERFITAPVRFRGAPDGDGNGDDNGALRDGELKPGGDYRPALRCVSLDIETSAQGELYSIALEGCGERQVFMLGPANGDARDVDFRLDYCDSRPALIERLNDWLARHDPDAIIGWNLVQFDLRVLQAHAVQYRVPLRLGRGGGVLDWRAHGQQPDHFFAAAAGRLVIDGIDALKSATWTFPSFSLEYVAQALLGEGKAIDNPYQRMDEIQRRFDCDKPALARYNLKDCELVTRIFEKADLLPFMLERAAVTGLPADRIGGSVAAFTHLYMPRMHRLGYVAPNLGDVTGDTSPGGFVMDSRPGLYDSVLVLDYKSLYPSIIRSFLIDPVGLIEGAAHPEDAESVPGFLGARFSRSRHCLPDIVRRVWEGRELAKRQRNQPLSQALKIIMNAFYGVLGSSGCRFFDPRLASSITMRGHEIMHKTRELIEAQGYDVIYGDTDSTFVWLKRAHAGDEADRIGRALVGHVNGWWRAHLAERFGLDSALELQYERHYHRFLMPTVRGAEEGSKKRYAGLVIAADGGEDVVFKGLETVRTDWTPLAQQFQRELYRLVFKREPYRAFIREYVRRTLAGEFDGQLVYRKRLRRPLRDYERNVPPHVRAARVADAFNREQGRPLQYQRGGWISYVMTTAGPEPLETLRMPIDYAFYVSRQLQPVADAILPFVRDDFESVISGQGQLF, encoded by the coding sequence TTGACGGAATTCGAAGAGGGCTTCATTCTCACCCGCCACTGGCGGGACACGGCGCAGGGCACCGAGGTCGAGTTCTGGCTGGCGACCGCGCGCGGTGCGCGCCGGGTCCGCCTGCGCGCGCAGGAATCGGTCGCGTTCATCCCCGCCGAGCAGCAGGAGCAGGCCGAGCGCGCGCTTCAGGGCGTTCAGGGCGCCCCGGACGCCGTGCTGCGCCCGCTTGCGCTGCGCGATTTCCGCCGACGCCCGGTCGTCGGACTCTATTGCCGCCGATACCGCCGCCTCGCCGCGCTGAAGAAGCGCCTGAGCCAGTCGGGCGTCGACGTCTACGAAGCTGACGTCCTGCCGCCGGAGCGCTACATGATGGAGCGCTTCATCACCGCGCCCGTCCGGTTTCGCGGCGCGCCCGACGGCGACGGCAATGGCGATGACAATGGCGCGCTGCGCGACGGCGAACTGAAACCCGGCGGCGACTATCGTCCGGCGCTGCGCTGCGTGTCGCTCGACATCGAGACGAGCGCGCAGGGCGAGCTCTATTCGATCGCGCTCGAGGGATGCGGCGAGCGGCAGGTCTTCATGCTCGGGCCGGCGAACGGCGACGCGCGCGACGTCGATTTCCGGCTCGACTACTGCGACAGCCGGCCGGCGCTGATCGAGCGGCTGAACGACTGGCTCGCGCGGCACGATCCGGACGCGATCATCGGCTGGAACCTCGTGCAGTTCGACTTGCGCGTACTGCAGGCGCACGCCGTGCAGTACCGCGTGCCGTTGCGGCTCGGCCGCGGCGGCGGCGTGCTCGACTGGCGCGCGCACGGCCAGCAGCCCGACCATTTCTTCGCGGCGGCGGCCGGGCGGCTCGTGATCGACGGCATCGACGCGCTGAAATCCGCGACGTGGACCTTTCCGTCGTTCAGCCTCGAATACGTCGCGCAGGCGCTGCTCGGCGAAGGCAAGGCGATCGACAATCCGTACCAGCGCATGGACGAAATCCAGCGCCGTTTCGATTGCGACAAGCCCGCGCTCGCGCGCTACAACCTGAAGGACTGCGAGCTCGTCACACGCATTTTCGAGAAGGCGGACCTGCTGCCGTTCATGCTCGAGCGCGCGGCCGTCACCGGGCTGCCGGCCGACCGCATCGGCGGCTCGGTCGCCGCGTTCACGCATCTGTACATGCCGAGGATGCACCGGCTCGGCTACGTCGCGCCGAACCTCGGCGACGTGACCGGCGACACGAGTCCCGGCGGCTTCGTGATGGATTCGCGGCCCGGCCTCTACGATTCGGTGCTCGTGCTCGATTACAAGAGCCTGTATCCGTCGATCATCCGCAGCTTCCTGATCGATCCCGTCGGGCTCATCGAAGGCGCCGCCCATCCCGAAGACGCCGAATCGGTGCCCGGCTTTCTCGGCGCGCGCTTCTCGCGCAGCCGCCATTGCCTGCCGGACATCGTGCGCCGCGTCTGGGAAGGCCGCGAGCTCGCGAAGCGCCAGCGCAATCAGCCGCTGTCGCAGGCGCTGAAGATCATCATGAACGCGTTCTACGGCGTGCTCGGCTCGTCCGGATGCCGGTTCTTCGATCCGCGGCTCGCGTCGTCGATCACGATGCGCGGCCACGAGATCATGCACAAGACGCGCGAGCTGATCGAGGCGCAAGGCTACGACGTGATCTACGGCGACACCGATTCGACGTTCGTCTGGCTCAAGCGCGCGCACGCCGGCGACGAAGCGGACCGCATCGGCCGCGCGCTCGTCGGGCACGTCAACGGCTGGTGGCGCGCGCACCTGGCGGAGCGCTTCGGGCTCGACAGCGCGCTTGAGCTCCAGTACGAGCGGCACTACCATCGCTTCCTGATGCCGACCGTGCGCGGCGCGGAGGAAGGCAGCAAGAAACGCTACGCGGGCCTCGTCATCGCGGCGGATGGCGGCGAGGACGTCGTGTTCAAGGGCCTCGAAACCGTGCGGACCGACTGGACGCCGCTCGCGCAGCAGTTCCAGCGGGAGCTGTACCGGCTCGTCTTCAAGCGCGAGCCGTATCGCGCTTTCATCCGTGAATACGTGCGCCGCACGCTCGCCGGCGAATTCGACGGGCAGCTCGTCTACCGCAAGCGGCTGCGCCGGCCGCTTCGCGATTACGAGCGCAACGTGCCGCCGCACGTGCGCGCCGCGCGCGTCGCCGACGCGTTCAACCGCGAACAGGGGCGCCCGCTCCAGTACCAGCGCGGCGGATGGATCAGCTACGTGATGACGACGGCCGGCCCCGAGCCGCTCGAGACGCTTCGCATGCCGATCGATTACGCGTTCTACGTGAGCCGGCAGCTTCAGCCCGTCGCCGACGCGATTCTTCCGTTCGTGCGCGACGATTTCGAGTCGGTGATCTCCGGGCAGGGGCAGTTGTTCTAG
- a CDS encoding secondary thiamine-phosphate synthase enzyme YjbQ, translating to MQQSIQHITVEARGCGLVEFTPQVRAFVELQSISTGLLTVFCRHTSASLLIQENADPSVQRDLERYFAALAPEDDTRYEHDTEGADDMPAHLRTALTQVQLSIPVEHGRMVLGAWQGIYLFEHRRAPHRRDVVLHLIGE from the coding sequence ATGCAACAGTCGATTCAACACATCACCGTCGAGGCGCGCGGATGCGGTCTCGTCGAGTTCACGCCGCAAGTGCGCGCGTTCGTCGAATTGCAGTCGATCAGCACGGGCCTGCTCACCGTGTTCTGCCGGCACACGTCCGCTTCGCTGCTGATCCAGGAGAACGCGGACCCATCGGTGCAGCGCGACCTCGAGCGATATTTCGCGGCCCTCGCGCCCGAGGACGATACGCGCTACGAGCACGACACCGAAGGCGCCGACGACATGCCGGCGCATCTGCGCACGGCGCTCACGCAGGTGCAGCTATCGATTCCCGTCGAGCATGGGCGCATGGTGCTCGGCGCGTGGCAGGGCATCTATCTGTTCGAGCATCGGCGCGCGCCGCATCGGCGTGATGTGGTGCTGCATCTGATCGGCGAGTGA
- a CDS encoding thioredoxin family protein translates to MTPPQAYAADAPTRAEVDALAGATVIEFGANWCGICAGAQPAIRDAFSAHAEVRHLKIEDGPGRPLGRSFGIKLWPTLVFLRDGAEVARVVRPTDAEQIESIGFAALV, encoded by the coding sequence ATGACCCCTCCACAAGCCTATGCCGCCGACGCGCCCACGCGCGCGGAAGTCGATGCGCTCGCCGGCGCGACCGTCATCGAATTCGGCGCCAACTGGTGCGGCATCTGCGCGGGCGCCCAGCCCGCAATTCGCGACGCGTTTTCCGCGCACGCCGAGGTTCGACACCTGAAAATCGAAGACGGCCCCGGCCGGCCGCTCGGCCGCTCGTTCGGGATCAAGCTCTGGCCGACGCTGGTGTTCCTGCGCGACGGCGCCGAAGTGGCGCGCGTCGTCCGCCCGACCGATGCCGAGCAGATCGAATCCATCGGCTTCGCCGCGCTGGTATGA